In one window of Tripterygium wilfordii isolate XIE 37 chromosome 1, ASM1340144v1, whole genome shotgun sequence DNA:
- the LOC120009358 gene encoding probable aspartic proteinase GIP2: protein MASLFQFLLILSSLLSLTTAVVIPVTKHASTLQYVTRIYHGTALMPLKLVVDLGGPFLWLDCSSSSGSCRPIPTRSMQCSRAMAQRLSGTKPRCELLTENRVNRLSSKGELIEDILAFRSKNGSKWSKINDFIFSCAPSVLKMGLASGTGGMLGLGRSPISLPSQLATTFDFQRKFAVCLSASDGAILLGDWDSAIDPKISRSLMYTPLVNADRFGKSHDYFIYVKSVKINGERLSIGAGEAKISSVVPYATMESSVYASFVNAYLEAATNYVNMTRVASVAPFEVCFSSEGVSRGPHGPTVPVIDLVLQSEMVKWRIYGRNSMVAVNDEVICLGFLDGGLKPTSSIVIGGFQLEDNLVEFDLGISMLGFSSSLQPCSDLVRDTDSSLKKSTR, encoded by the coding sequence ATGGCCTCTCTGTTTCAGTTTCTCCTCatcttgtcttctcttttgtcACTAACAACTGCTGTAGTCATTCCGGTAACAAAACATGCTTCAACTCTTCAATACGTCACCCGAATTTATCACGGCACTGCCTTAATGCCTCTCAAGCTTGTTGTTGATCTGGGCGGTCCATTCCTCTGGCTTGATTGTTCATCGTCATCTGGTTCTTGCCGTCCGATCCCAACTCGTTCGATGCAGTGCTCAAGAGCAATGGCCCAACGTCTTAGCGGTACTAAGCCTCGATGTGAGCTTCTCACAGAAAATAGAGTCAACCGATTGTCATCAAAGGGGGAGCTAATCGAAGATATCCTTGCCTTCCGATCCAAAAACGGGTCAAAGTGGAGCAAAATCAACGATTTCATCTTCTCGTGTGCACCGTCGGTGCTTAAAATGGGTCTTGCAAGTGGGACCGGAGGAATGCTTGGCCTCGGGAGGTCTCCGATTTCATTACCATCACAGCTTGCCACGACGTTTGACTTCCAACGGAAATTCGCCGTCTGCCTATCGGCATCAGACGGTGCGATTTTATTGGGTGATTGGGATTCCGCTATTGACCCCAAGATTTCAAGATCGTTAATGTACACACCCCTCGTCAACGCTGACCGATTTGGCAAGTCCCACGATTATTTCATATATGTAAAATCCGTCAAAATCAACGGCGAGAGATTATCGATCGGCGCCGGAGAAGCTAAAATTAGCAGCGTCGTTCCTTACGCTACTATGGAGAGCTCAGTATATGCCAGTTTCGTAAACGCATATTTAGAGGCTGCTACTAATTATGTGAATATGACGAGAGTGGCGTCCGTTGCTCCTTTTGAGGTTTGTTTCAGCTCGGAGGGCGTTTCGAGAGGTCCCCATGGTCCAACGGTGCCGGTGATCGATCTGGTGTTGCAGAGCGAGATGGTGAAATGGAGGATTTATGGGAGGAACTCAATGGTGGCAGTGAACGATGAGGTTATTTGTTTGGGTTTCTTGGACGGAGGCTTGAAGCCGACCAGCTCAATTGTAATCGGAGGCTTCCAATTGGAGGATAAtttagttgaatttgatttgggtATTTCGATGTTAGGATTTAGTTCGTCTTTACAGCCTTGTTCTGATCTTGTAAGAGACACAGATTCCTCGCTCAAGAAATCGACTCGATAA
- the LOC120002279 gene encoding probable aspartic proteinase GIP2, with protein MALSSHFLLLCSLLFFIISPSIAQTSFRPKALVLPVSKDPSTLQYITKINQRTPLVPINLTLDVGGQFSWVDCEQGYVSSTYKPVRCRSAQCSLARSRSCITECYSPPRPGCNNNTCGVLPDNPFSRTGTGGELGQDVVSVQSTDGFNPTRVVSVPSLIFTCANTFLLEGLANGVKGIAGLGRTKISLPSQFSAAFSFHRKFAVCLTSSTRANGVVFFGDGPYVLLPNIEVSKNLIYTPLILNPVSTASAYFAGEPSADYFIGVKSIKINGKVVKFNATLLSINKEGYGGTKISSVNPYTVMESTIYNAVINAFVRELSSVSRVAAVAPFGACFNGKEIGSTRVGPAVPQIDLVLQSESVYWRIFGANSMVQVSSDVLCLGFVDGGVDPRTSIVIGGHQIEDNLLQFDLASSRLGFSSSLLFRQTTCANFNFTSKL; from the coding sequence ATGGCATTGTCGtctcattttcttctcctttgttCACTTCTCTTCTTCATAATCTCCCCTTCCATAGCCCAAACATCATTCCGTCCCAAAGCACTTGTTCTTCCTGTATCTAAAGACCCTTCAACACTCCAATACATCACCAAAATCAACCAAAGAACCCCTCTTGTCCCAATCAATTTGACCCTTGATGTCGGTGGCCAATTTTCCTGGGTCGACTGTGAACAAGGCTATGTCTCATCCACCTATAAACCTGTTCGATGCCGCTCTGCCCAATGCTCCCTCGCTCGTTCTAGATCCTGCATCACAGAGTGCTACTCACCCCCCCGACCAGGTTGCAACAATAACACATGTGGTGTTCTCCCAGACAACCCTTTTTCACGTACCGGAACAGGCGGTGAGCTTGGTCAAGATGTTGTTTCTGTTCAATCCACTGATGGGTTCAATCCCACTAGAGTTGTTTCAGTGCCTAGTTTGATCTTCACCTGTGCTAATACATTTTTATTAGAGGGTCTGGCAAATGGTGTTAAGGGTATTGCAGGGCTAGGCAGAACTAAGATTTCACTCCCTTCCCAATTCTCTGCTGCTTTTAGCTTTCACAGGAAATTCGCAGTTTGCTTGACTTCTTCGACTAGAGCCAATGGTGTTGTGTTTTTTGGAGATGGTCCTTATGTTCTGCTTCCAAACATTGAAGTCTCTAAAAATCTGATCTACACACCATTGATTCTCAACCCTGTTAGTACAGCCTCTGCTTATTTTGCAGGCGAACCGTCGGCGGATTACTTCATTGGAGTCAAATCAATCAAGATTAATGGAAAAGTTGTGAAATTTAACGCAACTCTGTTGTCAATTAATAAGGAAGGATACGGTGGAACCAAAATCAGTAGTGTTAATCCATACACAGTCATGGAGTCTACAATCTACAATGCTGTTATTAATGCTTTTGTGAGGGAGCTATCAAGTGTGAGTAGAGTGGCAGCAGTGGCTCCTTTTGGGGCATGTTTTAATGGTAAGGAGATTGGTAGCACCCGTGTTGGCCCTGCTGTGCCACAAATTGATCTCGTGTTGCAGAGTGAGAGTGTGTACTGGAGGATCTTCGGTGCTAATTCAATGGTTCAGGTGAGCAGTGATGTGTTGTGCTTGGGGTTCGTGGACGGAGGTGTTGATCCAAGGACTTCTATTGTCATTGgagggcatcaaattgaagaCAATCTTCTGCAATTCGATCTTGCTTCTTCAAGGCTTGGCTTCAGCTCTTCGCTTTTGTTTAGACAAACTACTTGTGCCAACTTCAACTTCACTTCCAAGCTCTAG